The following are encoded in a window of Loxodonta africana isolate mLoxAfr1 chromosome Y, mLoxAfr1.hap2, whole genome shotgun sequence genomic DNA:
- the LOC135229065 gene encoding zinc finger protein OZF-like produces MLPVFNRIHTVENLCESNEGNQCGKTFSRVPNLTVQKRNPPEVNPFECSDCEKAIMDPSSHNHHACQFIASREACGGTTPMRPLSGKKPHKCEVCGKDFICISTLKNPVTTLTSDNQYKCNEYGKDFCSFSSFWTHVRGHKGECKESSSSDPLSLLFYNRDKPYECREFRKAFSFSSALTAHLGTHSEERPYECNECGKAFRWPSYLTKHMRTHSGERPYECQECGKGFSQSGHLTTHIRTHTGQRPYECKECGKTFSRVSTLTTHITTHSGEKPYECKQCGKAFRQFSGLISHRRIHTGERPYQCKECGKAFRYSSAIALHRRIHSAVRPYECKECGKSFKYSSTFTSHIRIHSGERPYECKECGKVFRQSSNLTVHRRIHSGERPYECKECGKAFNCSSHLSNHRRTHSGDKAYKRTQCGKAFSQVSFLTKHIRTHSGEKPYECKQCGKAFRQSSDLVTHRRVHTGERPYQCKECGKAFVISRPSEDI; encoded by the coding sequence ATGTTACCTGTTTTTAACAGAATTCATACAGTAGAAAACCTCTGTGAAAGTAACGAAGGCAATCagtgtgggaaaaccttcagcCGGGTTCCAAATCTTACCGTGCAgaaaagaaatcctccagaagtaAATCCTTTTGAATGCTCTGACTGTGAAAAAGCCATCATGGATCCCTCATCACATAACCACCATGCCTGTCAGTTTATTGCATCTAGAGAAGCCTGTGGTGGTACCACTCCTATGAGACCTCTTAGTGGCAAGAAACCCCATAAGTGTGAGGTATGTGGGAAGGATTTCATTTGTATCTCAACTCTTAAGAATCCTGTGACAACACTCACTAGTGACAATCAGTATAAATGTAATGAGTATGGGAAAGATTTCTGTAGTTTCTCGTCCTTTTGGACACATGTGAGAGGTCACAAGGGTGAATGTAAAGAAAGTTCTTCTAGTGACCCTTTATCCCTCCTTTTCTATAACAGAGATAAGCCCTATGAATGTAGGGAATTTAGGAAAGCCTTTAGtttttcctcagccctcactGCACATTTAGGAACTCACAGTGAAGAGAGGCCTTacgaatgtaatgaatgtgggaaagcctttagatggCCCTCATACCTCACTAAGCATatgcgaactcacagtggagagaggccttatgaatgtcaggaatgtgggaaaggcTTTAGTCAGTCAGGACACCTCACTacccatataagaactcacactgggcagaggccttatgaatgtaaggaatgtgggaaaacctttagtcGGGTCTCaaccctcactacacatataacaactcacagtggagagaagccttatgaatgtaagcaatgtgggaaagcttttagGCAGTTCTCAGGCCTCATATCACATAGAAGGATTCATACTGGAGAAAGGCCATatcaatgtaaggaatgtgggaaagcctttaggtaTTCTTCAGCCATCGCTTTGCATAGGAGAATTCATAGCGCTgtcaggccttatgaatgtaaggaatgtgggaaatcaTTTAAGTATTCTTCTACCttcacttcacatataagaattcacagtggagagaggccttatgaatgtaaggaatgtgggaaagtttTTAGGCAATCCTCAAACCTCACTGTACATAGAAGGATTCACAGTGGAGAAAGGCCttacgaatgtaaggaatgtggaaaagcctttaattGTTCCTCACATCTCAGTAATCAcagaagaactcacagtggagacaagGCATATAAACGTacacaatgtgggaaagcctttagtcaggtcTCATTCCTCACtaaacatataagaactcacagtggagagaagccttatgaatgtaaacagtgtgggaaagcctttagacaGTCCTCAGACCTCGTGACACATAGAAGagttcatactggagagaggccatatcaatgtaaggaatgtgggaaggccttcgtGATTTCTCGTCCTTCAGAAGACATATAA